The following proteins are encoded in a genomic region of Streptomyces sp. NBC_01723:
- a CDS encoding 3-hydroxyacyl-CoA dehydrogenase NAD-binding domain-containing protein — MTSSPEFTSPEHVRRVACVGAGVIGGGWVAHFLARGYDVTAWDPAPDAGQRLRRLVDAAWPTLTSLGLAEGASTDRLTVTDTLEQAVAEAEFVQESAPEKLDLKRDLLARLDAATPSGVVIASSTSGYPMTDMQTTAADPSRLVVGHPFNPPYLIPLVEVVGGEHTDATAVAWASRFYEVAGKSVITMDNEIPGFIANRLQEALWREALHMVASGEATVRDIDLSITEGPGLRWAVMGPMLTFALAGGEGGMAHMLDHFGPSLKSPWTRLEAPELDKELYDAVVAGCDEAADGRSIADLVAERDRGVVEVLRATGRLDREENPR, encoded by the coding sequence ATGACCTCATCACCGGAGTTCACCTCGCCGGAGCACGTCCGCCGGGTCGCCTGCGTCGGCGCCGGAGTCATCGGCGGCGGCTGGGTCGCCCACTTCCTGGCCCGCGGCTACGACGTGACCGCCTGGGACCCGGCGCCCGACGCCGGACAGCGACTGCGCCGCCTGGTCGACGCGGCGTGGCCGACGCTCACCTCGCTCGGCCTCGCCGAGGGCGCGTCGACCGACCGCCTCACCGTGACCGACACCCTCGAACAGGCCGTGGCCGAGGCCGAGTTCGTCCAGGAGAGCGCGCCCGAGAAGCTCGACCTCAAGCGCGATCTGCTGGCCCGCCTGGACGCGGCGACACCGTCCGGCGTCGTCATCGCCTCCTCCACCTCCGGCTATCCGATGACCGACATGCAGACGACGGCCGCGGACCCGTCGCGCCTGGTCGTCGGGCACCCCTTCAACCCGCCCTATCTCATCCCGCTGGTCGAGGTCGTCGGCGGCGAGCACACCGACGCGACGGCCGTCGCCTGGGCCTCCCGCTTCTACGAGGTCGCGGGGAAGTCCGTCATCACGATGGACAACGAGATACCGGGCTTCATCGCGAACCGCCTCCAGGAGGCCCTGTGGCGCGAGGCGCTGCACATGGTCGCGAGCGGCGAGGCGACGGTCCGGGACATCGACCTGTCGATCACCGAGGGCCCCGGGCTGCGCTGGGCGGTGATGGGACCGATGCTGACGTTCGCGCTCGCGGGCGGCGAGGGCGGCATGGCGCACATGCTGGACCACTTCGGCCCGTCCCTGAAGTCGCCGTGGACGCGCCTCGAAGCGCCGGAGCTGGACAAGGAGTTGTACGACGCCGTGGTGGCGGGCTGCGACGAGGCGGCGGACGGCCGCTCCATCGCGGACCTGGTGGCCGAACGCGACCGGGGTGTCGTCGAAGTGCTGCGCGCCACCGGCCGCCTGGACCGCGAGGAGAACCCCCGATGA
- a CDS encoding thioesterase family protein, whose amino-acid sequence MTKLPLFHSTVRPEWVDYNGHMSEAFYVLVFGHATDALMIETGLDSGYRESTGCSLYTVESHVRYLQEVPEATHLAIRTRVLGAAERKARFVHEMHVVSEPGSEPMPDAAPVATTELLAVHVDQRAGRAAEFPDAVRHRFSELTEPAPSWAGRSIRAVT is encoded by the coding sequence ATGACGAAGCTCCCGTTGTTCCACAGCACGGTCCGCCCGGAGTGGGTCGATTACAACGGCCACATGAGCGAGGCGTTCTACGTCCTCGTCTTCGGTCACGCCACGGACGCGCTGATGATCGAGACGGGGCTGGATTCCGGCTACCGCGAGTCCACCGGCTGTTCCCTCTACACGGTCGAGTCCCACGTCCGCTATCTCCAGGAGGTGCCCGAGGCCACCCACCTGGCCATCCGCACCCGCGTGCTGGGCGCGGCGGAACGCAAGGCGCGCTTCGTGCACGAGATGCACGTGGTCTCCGAACCGGGGTCGGAGCCGATGCCCGACGCGGCCCCGGTGGCGACGACCGAACTGCTCGCGGTCCACGTCGACCAGCGGGCGGGCCGGGCCGCCGAGTTCCCGGACGCGGTCCGGCACCGCTTCTCGGAGCTGACCGAACCGGCGCCGTCCTGGGCGGGCCGCTCGATCCGCGCCGTGACCTGA
- the abc-f gene encoding ribosomal protection-like ABC-F family protein, which translates to MRDRARTVLPTAVPAVAQLSVKSVTKSYGTRTVLDQVSFTVRPGEKAAVVGENGSGKSTLLRLLATAETPDAGEVTVRFPGGTGHLAQTLDLDADCTVQDAVDLALTELRDMERRLRTAEEYLADATDEQLAAYGELLTAYEERGGYEADARVDVALHGLGPAGIARERPLGSLSGGEQSRLALACVLAAAPELLLLDEPTNHLDATAVRWLEEHLRAHRGTVVAVTHDRGFLERIATTILEVDRDERTVRRYGDGWDGYRAAKAAARRGAEQRYADWVEEMAHAQELLEAAGRRLASTGRDPKQGFGKHRRSSEAKLGGQVRSVRERLDRLRRNPVAKPPVPLRFTTAPPSALGGPVQGTLAELDDVRVGERLRLDGLLTIEPGGRLLVTGGNGAGKTTLLRVLAGDLRQDAGTARRPARIGYLAQELPTRATRLPLLAAFAAGRPGPPEEYAEQLLSLGLFREQDLLVPVAALSVGQQRRLQIATLVTRPADLLVLDEPTNHIALDLAEDLQAALAAYPGAVVAVSHDRCFRARFEAEHLELHAGRRR; encoded by the coding sequence ATGCGCGACCGCGCTCGTACCGTGCTGCCCACTGCCGTCCCCGCGGTGGCGCAGCTGTCCGTCAAGTCCGTCACCAAGTCCTATGGCACCCGGACCGTCCTCGACCAGGTCTCCTTCACTGTCCGGCCCGGCGAGAAGGCCGCCGTCGTCGGTGAGAACGGCTCCGGCAAGTCCACCCTGCTCCGGCTGCTCGCCACGGCCGAGACGCCGGACGCCGGGGAGGTCACCGTCCGTTTCCCCGGCGGGACGGGCCATCTCGCCCAGACCCTCGACCTCGACGCCGACTGCACCGTGCAGGACGCCGTCGACCTCGCCCTGACCGAACTGCGCGACATGGAGCGAAGGCTCCGTACCGCGGAGGAGTACCTCGCCGACGCGACGGACGAGCAGCTGGCCGCATACGGCGAGCTGCTGACCGCCTACGAGGAACGCGGCGGATACGAGGCGGACGCCCGTGTGGACGTCGCCCTGCACGGGCTCGGGCCGGCGGGGATCGCCCGGGAGCGCCCGCTCGGCTCACTGTCCGGCGGCGAGCAGTCGCGCCTCGCCCTCGCCTGCGTCCTGGCCGCCGCTCCCGAACTGCTGCTCCTGGACGAGCCGACGAACCACCTCGACGCGACGGCCGTGCGCTGGCTGGAGGAACACCTGCGCGCACACCGCGGCACCGTCGTCGCGGTCACCCACGACCGCGGCTTCCTGGAGCGCATCGCCACCACGATCCTCGAGGTCGACCGGGACGAGCGCACCGTGCGCCGGTACGGTGACGGCTGGGACGGGTATCGCGCCGCGAAGGCCGCCGCCCGGCGCGGAGCGGAGCAGCGGTACGCGGACTGGGTCGAGGAGATGGCGCACGCGCAGGAGCTGCTGGAGGCCGCGGGCAGGCGGCTGGCCAGCACCGGCCGCGACCCGAAGCAGGGCTTCGGCAAGCACCGCCGTTCCAGCGAGGCGAAGCTCGGCGGCCAGGTGCGCTCGGTGCGGGAGCGCTTGGACCGGCTGCGGCGCAACCCGGTGGCCAAGCCGCCCGTACCGCTCCGGTTCACGACGGCGCCGCCGTCGGCGCTCGGCGGCCCGGTCCAGGGCACCCTCGCCGAACTCGACGACGTACGGGTCGGGGAACGGCTGCGCCTGGACGGGCTCCTGACGATCGAGCCCGGAGGACGCCTCCTCGTCACGGGCGGGAACGGCGCGGGCAAGACGACGCTGCTCCGCGTCCTGGCGGGCGATCTGCGGCAGGACGCCGGTACGGCGCGCCGGCCCGCCCGCATCGGTTACCTCGCCCAGGAACTGCCCACGCGGGCCACGCGGCTGCCACTGCTCGCCGCGTTCGCCGCCGGGCGGCCCGGACCGCCGGAGGAGTACGCCGAACAGCTCCTGTCCCTGGGGCTGTTCCGCGAACAGGACCTGCTCGTGCCTGTCGCCGCCCTGTCGGTGGGGCAGCAGCGGCGCCTGCAGATCGCGACCCTGGTGACCCGGCCCGCGGACCTTCTCGTCCTCGACGAGCCGACCAACCACATCGCACTCGACCTGGCCGAGGACCTGCAAGCGGCGCTCGCGGCGTACCCGGGGGCAGTGGTCGCGGTCTCGCACGATCGCTGCTTCCGGGCGCGTTTCGAAGCCGAGCATCTGGAACTGCACGCCGGCCGCAGACGCTGA